In Terriglobales bacterium, the sequence CTGGGGTGGGGAAGCAGATAGCGTCCCTCCAGGGTCCACAGGGCGACTCCGGCAGCGAACAGCGCGGCGCGCTTCCAGGCGGCCAGGTCGGGCAGCCTTCCCCGCAGACCGATGGCCAGCAGGATGCCAAGAGCGATGGGGTCCAGCCGGGTGAAGGTCGAGCACCAGATGTACTCGGGCGTGGCTCGGTGCCACACCGCCAGCGCCCGCGCCAGGTTGGCGGCCACGATCACCCCTGCCGCCACCACCGCCAGCCCCCGGCGCTCCAGCGCCCGCACCACCAGCGCCCAGCTCAGGTAGAACTGCTCCTCGATGGAGACCGACCACAGCGGGAAGATGAAAGAGAAAGGATACCCGTAGAGCGCGCAGATCCAGTTTCCGGCCAGCAGGCTGAATCCGAGCACGTCGCGCAGGGTCAGGGCCTCCCAGTGCAGCACGGTGAACAAAACGCCCAAGCTCAGCGCCAGGAAGTAGAGCGGCCAGATGCGCAGGATGCGGCGTACGTAGAAGGCCTTCACGTCCACGCGCCCGGACTGGTCGCGCTCCTTGAGCAGCAGATCGGTGATGAGGTAGCCGCTGAGGACGAAGAAGAGGTCCACGCCGAAGCCCCCGGCGGCGGCAAAGTCGCCTACCGCCGTGGGCAGTCCATGCGCGGCGTAGAAGGCGTGTCCTTTGGGCAGGGTGTGGGTGAGGAAGACCGAGAAGAAAGCGAAGAAGCGGAGGCTGTCGAGAGCGGGAAGGTAGGCCGCCCGGGGGGCGGCGGCGGGGCCGTCGGCCATGCGGCATTATAGCGGCCCGGCGCATCCTTCCCGCTCCACTCCGTCTCCGGGCGGAGGTGCTCGTACCCGGCGGCCCAGGAAGAAGTCGCAACTTCCGGCACGAACCTGGGTTCTGAGCGTCTGAGCAGGTTCCAAGGCTGGAACGGAGCTTGCCTCAGGGGGGACGATGCCGATCGACGCCAAGCCACTCCTGCCGTGGGGGCTCCTGCTCGGGCTAGCCGTGGGGATCAGCGGCTGCGGCGGCTCCGGGAACAGCAGCGGGATCGCGGATGCCCCGCCGCCGACGGCCCCGCCCGGCCCGGTCTCGACCATCCGCTTTGCTCCCTCGCCGCAGAACGTCTCCAGCCCGATCGCTCCCGCGGTGGTGGTGGATGGCAACGGGGACGGCTGGTTGGAGACCGTGGGAACCCTGAACGACGGCGCCGGGAACCTGCTCCCGGTGTCCCCCAGCAGCATGGGGCTGGACGGGCTGCTGGTCGACGGCCGGCCGGACGATCTTCGCGTGGCGGACTTCAACGGCGACGGCAGCCCCGACCTGATCGCTCAGGGCTACTCCAGCACCGACGTCGACACGCGCGCCCTGCTCTACTTCAACGACGGCAGCGGCCACTTCCAGGAAGACCCGGCCTCGCCGACTTCGATTTTCGCGGGCGCGGTGAGGGTCTGGTCGTCGCCGACTTCAACAACGACGGCTATGTGGACATCTTCCTTCCCTATTACGATTTTGAACCGTGCACCGACCCGGAGTGCCCCAACGCGCCCCAGGCCTATCTGCTGCTCAACGATGGGACCGGACATTTTCGCGAGGTAGCAGCGGCGGCCGGGGTGGACTTCACGGCTGCGCCCGGGATCCAGCCGGAGGGGGCGGAAGCGGCCGACATCGACGATAACGGACTTGTCGACCTCTACGTGGGAGGACACCTGCTTCTGAATGAGTCGGTGGACGCGAACGGCATCCCCCACTTTCAGGATTGCAGTTGCGGTCTGCCCCCTCCCCCAACCCAGGAGTTTCCGGGGGCGGGGAACCGCGCCGACGAGGGTTTCAAGTTCCTGGACTGGAACAATGACGGCCTCTTGGACCTGGTGGTACAGAATTGGGGTGGCGGGCCCCCGCCTCCTTTCGGACCGCCCCCGCCGGACGGGCCCAC encodes:
- a CDS encoding acyltransferase encodes the protein MADGPAAAPRAAYLPALDSLRFFAFFSVFLTHTLPKGHAFYAAHGLPTAVGDFAAAGGFGVDLFFVLSGYLITDLLLKERDQSGRVDVKAFYVRRILRIWPLYFLALSLGVLFTVLHWEALTLRDVLGFSLLAGNWICALYGYPFSFIFPLWSVSIEEQFYLSWALVVRALERRGLAVVAAGVIVAANLARALAVWHRATPEYIWCSTFTRLDPIALGILLAIGLRGRLPDLAAWKRAALFAAGVALWTLEGRYLLPHPSAAAVLLQYPLAALAAVLMFLAALGPAGTTGRLRGHPALVYLGRISYGLYVFHYLGINTARHWFGLGEQTSLKFAGFWFGSLAWTVAAAALSYRCFERPFLRLKGRFSRVAGNPPLRG
- a CDS encoding VCBS repeat-containing protein, which encodes MPIDAKPLLPWGLLLGLAVGISGCGGSGNSSGIADAPPPTAPPGPVSTIRFAPSPQNVSSPIAPAVVVDGNGDGWLETVGTLNDGAGNLLPVSPSSMGLDGLLVDGRPDDLRVADFNGDGSPDLIAQGYSSTDVDTRALLYFNDGSGHFQEDPASPTSIFAGAVRVWSSPTSTTTAMWTSSFPITILNRAPTRSAPTRPRPICCSTMGPDIFAR